From Mustelus asterias unplaced genomic scaffold, sMusAst1.hap1.1 HAP1_SCAFFOLD_188, whole genome shotgun sequence, one genomic window encodes:
- the nat14 gene encoding putative N-acetyltransferase 14 — protein MPLLERSKLIFREMIESEREIVMEMLKDGSRETENRLLLYAMTRPATLLLMAVGSSALRFALSSFAAALLVPVLCVAALLKLALRWRSGLPHTRLWVAVYDDEDVCGCAAFDPKPGGRPESPALELRGLAVSRWHRRLGVATFLLATFEERARANGYRRATLRVDPVNRAAIALFEKHGYKSSLGGGGGGVRLCSNISLEYAKDL, from the exons ATGCCACTTCTGGAGAGGAGCAAATTGATATTTCGGGAAATGAtcgagagtgagagggagattgTGATGGAGATGCTGAAG GATGGATCCCGGGAGACAGAAAACCGCTTGCTGCTCTACGCCATGACGCGTCCAGCCACCTTGCTCTTGATGGCGGTGGGCAGCAGTGCTCTCCGCTTTGCCCTCAGCTCCTTTGCTGCCGCCCTCCTGGTGCCCGTGCTGTGCGTTGCTGCCTTGCTGAAGCTCGCCCTGCGCTGGCGGTCGGGCCTCCCCCACACCCGTCTCTGGGTGGCTGTCTATGACGACGAGGACGTCTGCGGCTGCGCAGCCTTCGACCCCAAACCAGGGGGCCGCCCGGAGTCGCCAGCGCTGGAGCTGCGCGGCCTGGCGGTTAGCCGCTGGCACCGGAGATTGGGGGTCGCCACCTTCCTGCTGGccacctttgaggagcgggcCCGCGCAAATGGGTACCGGCGGGCGACGCTGCGTGTCGACCCAGTCAACCGCGCCGCCATTGCACTCTTCGAGAAGCACGGGTACAAGTCGAgcctgggtgggggaggaggaggagttcGTCTCTGCTCCAACATCAGCCTCGAGTACGCCAAGGACTTGTGA